The following is a genomic window from Thaumasiovibrio subtropicus.
ATCCAAGTATTGACATAATCGGTGCCATGCGCACAGCATGATTGGGCAATTTCATTCTCATGGTGTGGGAACTGAAGATCAGAACCACCACCGTGAATATCAAAATGATCGCCAAGAATCGCCGAGTTCATTGCTGAACATTCGATATGCCAACCTGGACGACCTGCACCCCATGGTGACTCCCATGTAGGCTCGCCTGGTTTAGACATTTTCCACAATACGAAATCGAGCGGACTGCGTTTAGCGGTTTCAATATCCACTCGTGCACCAGCTTGAAGCTGATCAAGATCTTGCTTCGATAACTTGCCATACTCGTTGAACTTCGCGACTTCAAACATCACATCACCGTTATCGGCAACGTAAGCAAAACCGCGCGCAATCAATCGCTCAACGAGTGCAATGATTTCGGCAATAAACTCAGTCGCTCGCGGCTCAATGTCAGGACGCTTGAGGTTTAACGCATCAAAGTCGGCATGCATTTCAGCAATTAAACGTTCAGTTAGAGACTCGCAGCTCTCTCCATTCTCATTGGCACGCTTAATAATCTTGTCATCGATATCGGTGATGTTGCGTACGAAGGTGAGGTCGTAACCGCTGTAGCGCAAGTAGCGCGATACCACATCAAAAGAGACAAAGGTGCGCCCATGCCCAATATGACACAAATCGTAAATTGTCACTCCACACACATACATGCCTACCTTGTTGGCATGGATTGGCTTAAATTCCTCTTTTTGGCGCGTCAGTGTGTTATAGATCTTCAACATATTTCTTCATGACTCTATGGTTGATGGAATGACAATTTGTTCTGGGTATAACTCTCGCCTCTTCAAAATGCTTCACTAACAGCGAGCCTTAAAACACTCACTGCACGAGCACCTTAAGATAGCCCAAGTGTAATCAGCAATTACACCCGTTCTGACGGGGGATCGCAAGCAAAACTCCGTCCGCCAGCCAGAAAAAAGTGACGGTGCTGATCTTTTATCCGTCCAACCCCACCAAACGAGGCGAATGCAACCACAAGATTGGCTTATACTCAGCCACCTCAAGGTGCTTGTTCAGTGAGGGTTTCTAGGTTTGCCATCGGGGCACGGCTTTGAAGATATAGTGGACTACATCAAAAGCAGTAACAAAGGTGGCAAGCTAAGAAAACTCGCCCTTTGGGAAGCGACTAGCGCCCCGATTTCTGCGTTAAAGGTGTTCAAAAGAGGGAAACCATTCCTTCACACCTTTGCCTTGAACTCAACACGCTAGTTTGCTTCTGAATCCTGCATCTTGAGGTAGCTTGAGTATATGTTCCCCTTCAGGTTACTATTTAAGACCAAGCTATAGATCAACACTTCTCAGAAGGATATTTAAATGGTTACGCTGCACACCACTTTTGGTGATATTAAAATTGCACTTAACAGTGAAAAAGCACCTGAAACTTGTGCGAACTTCCTACAATACTGCCGTGACGGTTTCTATAACGAGACGCTATTTCACCGTGTCATCGACGGCTTTATGGTCCAAGGCGGCGGCATGACTTCTGGCCTTGTTGAGAAAGAGACTCGCGCGCCAATCAAAAACGAAGCGAACAACGGTCTCCAAAACAAAACGGGTACGATTGCCATGGCACGTACTATGGAGCCGCACTCTGCGAGCTCACAGTTCTTTATCAACGTTAACGACAACGACTTCCTCAACTTCAAAGCTGAGAATGCACAAGGCTGGGGCTACTGTGTGTTCGGTGAAGTGGTAGAAGGTATGGATGTTGTCAACAAAATCAAAGGTGTGGCAACGGGCAACTACGGTTACGTTCACCAAGACGTTCCTGTAGAGGAAGTACTGATTAACAGCGTCACTGTTGAAGAGTAATCCGCCTTTACTCAGGGCAACATGCGTTGCCCTGATACTCATGACTAGCACTCTTTAAAATGAATACATACTTTATTGCCGATCTCCACCTTAGTGATTCTCGCCCCGATATTACCGCCTGCTTCCTGCATTTTATGCGCGATATGACAGCGAAAAAGCCTGACGCTCTCTACGTCCTCGGAGATCTTTTCGAGATGTGGATTGGCGATGACGAAACAAATCCGTTTTTAGAAACCATCAAAACGGCTTTTAAAGCCTTCACTGACACCGGTATTCCTTGCTACTACATCCATGGGAACCGGGATTTTATGATTGGTAAGCGTTTTGCCAAAGAGACGGGCATGACCCTTTTGGATGAGCATACTGTGATTGATCTGTATGGCACACCCACTCTTATCCTCCACGGTGACACCTTGTGCCTCGGTGATGAGCAATATCAAAAGTACCGAAAGCGTGTCCACCAGCCATGGCTACAATGGCTTTTTATGCGGTTACCCCTCGCCTATCGGGTAAAAATTGGCAACAAGATTCGCGCCAGTAGCGGTAAAACAAAGCAAACGAAATCATTGAACATTATGGATGTCACCCTTGATGAGGTTGAGCGACGATTCCAGTTCCATAATGTCGCTCATATGATTCATGGCCACACCCACCGTCCCAACATTCATCAACATCAATTCGGTGAGCGCATCGTGCTCGGTGATTGGTACGAGCAGGGTTCAGTGCTCAAATGCAGTGACAATGGTGAGAAAGCCCTCATGTCGTTGGCGTTTGAAACCCAGTAACCCTGTATTGTACATCACTCAAGGAACGTCTGAGCAATAACAAAGAGGCGCTTAACGCCTCTTTAAACTCACGAAGACACGGCTTGCTCAGGCTGCGCACTCCGATCATTCTGCCACGACCTAAACATAGTTACCGCAGTGTAAAGGACAACAAATGCCACTAGCCATGCTAAGGTGTCCAAGTCCATCGACTTCACAATAAACACCGCTGCCAAGACTGCAATCGGTCCC
Proteins encoded in this region:
- the cysS gene encoding cysteine--tRNA ligase, which translates into the protein MLKIYNTLTRQKEEFKPIHANKVGMYVCGVTIYDLCHIGHGRTFVSFDVVSRYLRYSGYDLTFVRNITDIDDKIIKRANENGESCESLTERLIAEMHADFDALNLKRPDIEPRATEFIAEIIALVERLIARGFAYVADNGDVMFEVAKFNEYGKLSKQDLDQLQAGARVDIETAKRSPLDFVLWKMSKPGEPTWESPWGAGRPGWHIECSAMNSAILGDHFDIHGGGSDLQFPHHENEIAQSCCAHGTDYVNTWMHSGMVMVDREKMSKSLGNFFTIRDVLNHYDAETVRYFLMSGHYRSQLNYSEDNLNQARSALERLYTSLRGLDHVEAAGGEEFVTRFKEAMDDDFNTPEAYSVLFDIARDVNKLKTEDLAAASALGARLRELAGVLGLLEQDAESFLQGDAAQGDDVAEIEALIEQRVTARAAKDWAAADAARDKLTEMGIVLQESPQGTTWTRK
- a CDS encoding peptidylprolyl isomerase codes for the protein MVTLHTTFGDIKIALNSEKAPETCANFLQYCRDGFYNETLFHRVIDGFMVQGGGMTSGLVEKETRAPIKNEANNGLQNKTGTIAMARTMEPHSASSQFFINVNDNDFLNFKAENAQGWGYCVFGEVVEGMDVVNKIKGVATGNYGYVHQDVPVEEVLINSVTVEE
- the lpxH gene encoding UDP-2,3-diacylglucosamine diphosphatase; translation: MNTYFIADLHLSDSRPDITACFLHFMRDMTAKKPDALYVLGDLFEMWIGDDETNPFLETIKTAFKAFTDTGIPCYYIHGNRDFMIGKRFAKETGMTLLDEHTVIDLYGTPTLILHGDTLCLGDEQYQKYRKRVHQPWLQWLFMRLPLAYRVKIGNKIRASSGKTKQTKSLNIMDVTLDEVERRFQFHNVAHMIHGHTHRPNIHQHQFGERIVLGDWYEQGSVLKCSDNGEKALMSLAFETQ